The following proteins come from a genomic window of Candidatus Zixiibacteriota bacterium:
- a CDS encoding response regulator, with amino-acid sequence MNKNLKVLVVDDEPPTADLFSGVLIRSGFQVKSAGNGGDAIEIIKEWRPNIVVCDVVMPGIDGFDVLTFAKKEYPEIRMLMITGQSDPESLRKSFRLGADEFITKPVSSQDLVLIIQRVCWRFFEEKDNSSKASSIA; translated from the coding sequence ATGAACAAAAATTTAAAAGTGCTGGTGGTCGATGACGAACCGCCAACAGCCGATCTTTTTTCCGGCGTGCTGATACGTTCCGGTTTTCAGGTGAAAAGCGCCGGGAATGGCGGCGATGCCATCGAGATAATCAAAGAGTGGCGGCCGAATATTGTCGTCTGCGATGTAGTTATGCCGGGAATAGACGGATTCGATGTTTTAACATTCGCCAAGAAAGAATATCCTGAAATTCGAATGCTTATGATTACCGGTCAGAGCGACCCGGAATCGCTTCGCAAATCATTCCGCCTGGGGGCTGATGAATTTATTACCAAACCGGTTTCAAGTCAGGATCTGGTTTTGATTATCCAGCGGGTTTGCTGGCGGTTTTTTGAAGAGAAAGACAATTCCTCCAAGGCGTCTTCCATAGCCTGA
- a CDS encoding response regulator: MELKKIEELARQRGKPFRVLIVDDEPRVRDIFKEFCEITNSVEVDMAENGAEAIEKIEHTDFDLVTMDLIMPEMSGVDAVTRIKQLRPHLPVIVITGNATERLVRQAGVQGASSLLYKPVLMENFVDEVIATFEKAGG, from the coding sequence ATGGAACTTAAAAAGATCGAAGAACTGGCCCGCCAGCGCGGGAAACCGTTTCGGGTTCTGATTGTGGATGATGAACCACGGGTGCGGGATATCTTCAAGGAGTTTTGCGAGATAACTAACTCGGTCGAGGTCGATATGGCCGAAAACGGGGCCGAGGCGATTGAAAAAATCGAACATACCGATTTCGATCTGGTAACCATGGATCTGATAATGCCGGAGATGTCGGGGGTCGATGCCGTTACCAGAATAAAGCAATTGCGACCGCATCTGCCGGTTATCGTTATCACCGGCAATGCCACCGAGCGCCTGGTCCGGCAGGCCGGTGTTCAGGGCGCCAGTTCGCTTTTGTACAAGCCGGTGCTGATGGAAAATTTCGTTGATGAAGTTATAGCCACTTTTGAAAAAGCGGGTGGATAA